A genome region from Arthrobacter sp. V1I9 includes the following:
- a CDS encoding APC family permease: protein MRVETPEPVGELDVDDDAQHLASLGYSYERQFKREMTFWGNVSLGFTYLSPVVAIYSLFAASLSVAGPPMFWSLVIVGVGQLLVATVFGEVVAAYPVAGGVYPWSRRLWGRKWGWMNGWVYLVALLTTIASVAYGAGPFLSTLVGMESSVDATILCGLVVIALATILNLGGTKVLNAVAMIGLLAELGGALVVGVWLLVTARHHDLSVLFQTFGAGEGSNYFFAFAAAGLIGIFQYYGFEACGDVAEEVPNPGRTIPKAMRMTIYIGGFAAMFVCLSLILAVPDFTAVISGTETDPVGNILLSAFGPIGFKAVLAVVLISFLSCVLSLQAATSRLAYSMARDGILPASKLLSTFSESRHVPPYALLLAGLVPALIVIGSKVSSDALTVIISFAAMGMYMGFQMVVLAALRARILGWKPNGAFRLGVWGIPVNIAALAWGVLGMVNMAWPRTPEDGWFANHVVLISAVMVVAIGLVYMAWKKPHLKGDAPAADAVPALSARQPA, encoded by the coding sequence ATGCGTGTAGAAACCCCCGAACCGGTTGGGGAGCTTGACGTCGATGACGACGCTCAGCATCTTGCCAGCCTTGGTTATTCGTACGAGAGGCAATTCAAGCGGGAGATGACGTTCTGGGGGAACGTTTCGCTGGGATTCACCTACCTGTCGCCTGTAGTAGCGATCTATTCCTTGTTCGCGGCATCCCTGAGCGTGGCCGGCCCACCGATGTTTTGGTCCCTGGTCATCGTGGGGGTCGGGCAACTCCTGGTTGCAACGGTTTTCGGTGAAGTGGTGGCGGCATATCCAGTGGCTGGCGGAGTCTATCCCTGGTCCAGGCGGCTCTGGGGCCGCAAATGGGGTTGGATGAACGGCTGGGTTTACCTGGTGGCGCTCCTGACCACTATCGCCAGCGTCGCGTATGGCGCAGGGCCCTTCCTGAGCACCCTGGTCGGCATGGAAAGCAGCGTGGACGCCACGATCCTGTGTGGTCTCGTGGTCATAGCGCTCGCTACCATCCTGAACCTTGGCGGCACCAAGGTCCTGAACGCTGTGGCAATGATCGGTCTGCTGGCAGAGCTCGGTGGCGCACTGGTAGTGGGGGTCTGGTTGCTTGTTACCGCAAGGCACCATGACCTCAGCGTCCTGTTCCAGACATTCGGCGCAGGAGAGGGCAGCAACTATTTCTTTGCGTTTGCGGCTGCCGGATTGATCGGTATTTTCCAGTACTACGGCTTTGAGGCCTGCGGCGACGTGGCGGAGGAAGTCCCTAACCCGGGCCGCACCATCCCCAAAGCCATGAGGATGACCATCTACATCGGCGGTTTCGCTGCTATGTTCGTCTGCCTGTCCCTCATCCTCGCCGTGCCCGATTTCACTGCTGTGATCTCAGGGACCGAGACGGACCCGGTTGGCAACATTCTCCTTTCGGCGTTCGGTCCTATCGGCTTCAAGGCAGTTCTCGCAGTCGTCCTGATCTCATTCCTCTCGTGCGTGCTGAGCCTGCAGGCGGCAACATCCCGCCTGGCCTACTCGATGGCCCGTGACGGAATCCTTCCGGCCAGCAAGCTCCTGAGCACGTTCAGCGAATCCCGCCATGTTCCTCCTTATGCGCTGCTCCTGGCAGGGCTGGTGCCGGCACTCATCGTCATCGGATCCAAGGTTTCCAGCGACGCGTTGACCGTCATCATTTCTTTCGCTGCCATGGGCATGTACATGGGCTTCCAGATGGTTGTCCTTGCCGCGCTTCGGGCCCGCATCCTGGGCTGGAAGCCGAACGGAGCTTTCCGGCTGGGCGTATGGGGCATTCCCGTAAATATCGCAGCTCTCGCCTGGGGCGTGCTTGGCATGGTCAATATGGCCTGGCCGCGGACCCCGGAAGACGGATGGTTCGCCAACCATGTGGTCCTGATTTCCGCCGTAATGGTTGTCGCGATCGGTCTGGTGTACATGGCGTGGAAGAAACCGCACCTCAAAGGCGACGCTCCGGCAGCTGATGCAGTTCCAGCACTTTCGGCCCGTCAGCCGGCGTGA
- a CDS encoding dimethylamine monooxygenase subunit DmmA family protein: MLITGIKSRPVYDELSPMASGLNHLAAAQGSGGKPLVRLLEAMTPEQLATTTVLYSTESITGQNYLIDLQQFNVRELAVFSTNADAVRGLDTFLATAKMGTRLYLAGSEGFIGTSMQVATSYGMNRDEVLREHAGSFVRRVWCAHCGHYSENVTHRVFVCPGCELNLIVRDHYSGRLAAFQGVKADSEVPGEMPENEELDT; the protein is encoded by the coding sequence ATGTTGATCACCGGCATCAAGAGCCGACCTGTGTACGACGAGCTATCGCCTATGGCGAGCGGCCTTAACCACCTCGCTGCCGCCCAGGGCAGCGGCGGGAAACCCCTGGTGCGCCTGCTCGAGGCGATGACCCCCGAACAGTTGGCAACTACCACCGTTCTGTATTCAACGGAATCAATTACCGGCCAGAACTACTTGATCGATCTCCAGCAATTCAACGTGCGTGAGCTGGCAGTGTTCTCAACGAACGCGGATGCCGTCCGCGGACTCGATACGTTCCTGGCGACGGCGAAGATGGGAACGCGCCTGTACCTGGCCGGTTCTGAGGGGTTTATCGGCACCTCGATGCAGGTGGCTACCTCATACGGCATGAACCGGGACGAGGTGCTGCGCGAGCACGCCGGTTCCTTTGTGAGGCGCGTGTGGTGCGCGCACTGTGGCCACTATTCCGAGAATGTCACCCACAGGGTCTTTGTATGCCCGGGGTGTGAATTGAATTTGATCGTTCGCGATCACTACTCCGGGAGGCTCGCGGCCTTCCAAGGAGTGAAAGCAGACAGCGAAGTGCCCGGCGAAATGCCGGAAAATGAGGAGTTGGATACGTGA
- a CDS encoding PDR/VanB family oxidoreductase: MSESQHGALRLRVKRIEAVTPEINRYTFGAADGSWLPPFSGGSHITVLIPAGGETRRNAYSLMSSPYDTSEYQIAVRRVDDGKRGSLAMHTNVREGDVLLAGIPANLFPVSKHARHHLFIAGGVGITPVFAQLEELSLKGSTFELHLAVRGPEHAALGHELKERYGERVTLYGHDGQSRLNTMDILAGRPLGTHAYVCGPTRMIDDVVGSAHALGWSDANIHFERFEDFGSTGDPFSVTLARSGAVIEVSPEQSLLEAVEEAGHKLPYLCRGGACGECETEVLELDGTIDHRDDWLSESDRATCKLIMPCVSRATCTKLVINA; the protein is encoded by the coding sequence GTGAGCGAGTCCCAGCATGGAGCCCTGCGGCTCCGGGTCAAACGGATCGAAGCGGTCACCCCGGAAATCAACCGGTACACCTTCGGCGCAGCCGACGGTTCTTGGCTTCCTCCCTTCTCGGGCGGCAGCCACATCACGGTCCTGATCCCGGCCGGTGGGGAGACCAGGCGCAACGCGTACTCGCTGATGAGTTCGCCGTACGACACAAGCGAGTACCAGATAGCTGTCCGCAGGGTGGATGACGGCAAGCGCGGTTCGCTGGCCATGCACACCAACGTCCGCGAAGGCGACGTTCTCCTCGCGGGTATCCCGGCGAATCTTTTCCCGGTGTCAAAACATGCACGCCACCATCTCTTCATCGCAGGCGGCGTGGGCATCACCCCCGTCTTTGCCCAACTCGAAGAACTCAGCCTCAAGGGGAGTACGTTCGAACTGCACCTGGCCGTCCGCGGCCCTGAGCACGCTGCCCTCGGTCATGAGCTTAAGGAGCGCTACGGAGAGCGGGTCACGCTCTACGGCCATGACGGCCAGTCCCGGCTCAACACGATGGACATCCTGGCAGGCCGGCCGCTCGGTACGCACGCCTACGTGTGCGGGCCAACGCGAATGATCGATGACGTCGTCGGCTCCGCCCACGCCCTTGGCTGGTCGGACGCGAACATCCACTTCGAAAGGTTCGAGGACTTCGGTTCCACCGGTGATCCCTTCTCCGTAACCCTGGCACGCTCCGGCGCAGTCATTGAGGTCTCGCCCGAGCAGTCACTGCTCGAAGCGGTCGAGGAGGCCGGCCACAAGCTCCCTTACCTCTGCAGGGGAGGCGCCTGCGGGGAGTGCGAGACCGAGGTCCTGGAACTTGACGGCACCATCGATCACCGCGACGACTGGTTGTCCGAATCGGACCGGGCAACATGCAAGCTCATCATGCCCTGCGTATCGCGGGCCACCTGCACAAAACTCGTCATCAACGCCTAA